The genomic stretch AGAGCGCTGCGATGTCGGCGCCGCCGAATTTTAGGACTTCGCGCACGCCTGTTGGTGAAGTGACGTTAATTTCTGTCAGCACATTGCCTATTACATCTATGCCGACAAATATGAGTCCACGTTTTTTTAATTCAGGGCCAATAGCCGTGCAGATTTCTTTGTCACGTTCGGAGAGGTCAATTTGTTCTGGCCTACCGCCGACATGCATGTTTGAGCGGGTTTCATTTGCTGCTGGTACGCGGTTGATGGCACCAACAGGTTCTCCGTCGATTAGGATAATGCGTTTGTCCCCTGCTCTCACGGCTGGTAAATATTCCTGAACAATGAAAGGTTCTGAGGATTGCTCTTTCAGCATCTCCATCAGAGATGAGAGATTTGTATCATCTTCCTTGATACGAAAGACACCAGCTCCGCCATTACCGTAAAGAGGTTTTACAATGATATCTTTCTTTTCTGCTCTGAAGGCTTGCACCGCTTTTTCATCTCGAGTGATCAGAGTAGAGGCTGTTAGCTCTGGGAAATTGAGAACAAAGAACTTCTCAGGTGCGTTTCTTACTTCTCTTGGGTTATTCACGACGAGTGTCTTTGGGTGGATTTGTTCCAGAATATGAGTGGTTGTGATGTACCCCATATCGAAGGGTGGGTCTTGGCGCAAATGCACAACGTCATAGGTTGAAAGGTCCACTGTTTTCGCTTCATCTAATTTATAATGGTCACCCTCGACATCCTTAACCTCAACATTAAAACCGCTTGCGGTCACAACACCGTCTTTCAGGCTAAGTGCATCTGGCATGTAGTAAAACAGCTCATGGCCTCTTTTCTGTGCCTCAAGCATCATGGCAAAGGTGGTGTCACCTTCTATGTGTAGGCTTGAGATTTCATCCATTTGAAAGGCAATTTTAAGAGGCTTGTTAGGAGACATGTGAGCTCGCTCTGCTTTTATTCTTAAGTGATTATTTTACGATATAATCTTTATATTCAATTTGTGAAGGGTATGAAACCAAGGTTATCTATAACTCTTCAAATGCATTTTTCATATGACTTGGAAATTTCCAGGGGGCAAATAAGATCACATCAAATGAGAGACTGTCATAACGCAAGTTACTCTGCTTTGACAACCAGATTAATGCGGCTTTATTTATTCGTTTTTTCTGATGATCCGATAAGGAAAAAGCTGCTTCTTCCAATGTTTTTCTATATTTAACTTCAACAAAGGAGATATGCGCACCCCGCTTTGCTATGAGATCTATTTCTCCTGCCCTTGTTTTGTAGCGTTGTTCCAGGAGGCTATACCCCTTTAGGCGGAGTATAATCTTCGCCCAGAATTCTGCAAAAAGGCCTGCTTCATAAGTTTGTTTTCTCTTCTTAGCTGAGGGTGTTTTTTTCTCAGTCATAAAACTCCCCTCCTTCTCACAAATATCGTTTACAAGTATAAACGCTCGCTCAATCCAGCTCTTTTTTAAGCTTTAAGGCAAGGTCATAAACTCTTTTTTTCGGTAAGTTCATGCCTGTCATCACTTCCGAGACGCTATCTCTTACACTTGCTCCTTCAGATAAATGATTTTTTAGAGCTTCATTGATGTCTTCATCTGTGATTTCAGCTTCGAGCGGGGGACCGATGATGAAAACTATTTCTCCCTTAAGATCTCTTGTCTCTAATTGAGATTTTAAGTCACTTAACTTGCCTTCAATGACTTCTTCATGAACTTTGGTTAGCTCACGCAGAACACTTGCATCTCGATCCCCTAAACATGCAAGGGCATCTTTAACTACGGCTTCAATCCTCTTGGCAGTTTCAAAAAACACCAGGCTTCCCTGAATTGTTTTTAGTGTTTCTAAGCGTTTGGTTCTGGCGACTTGTTTGGCTGGGAGAAAGCCTTCAAACAAAAAAGTGTCCGTTGGTAAGCCAGATAGGCAAAGGCCTGCAATAA from Hyphomicrobiales bacterium 4NK60-0047b encodes the following:
- the gshB gene encoding glutathione synthase encodes the protein MSPNKPLKIAFQMDEISSLHIEGDTTFAMMLEAQKRGHELFYYMPDALSLKDGVVTASGFNVEVKDVEGDHYKLDEAKTVDLSTYDVVHLRQDPPFDMGYITTTHILEQIHPKTLVVNNPREVRNAPEKFFVLNFPELTASTLITRDEKAVQAFRAEKKDIIVKPLYGNGGAGVFRIKEDDTNLSSLMEMLKEQSSEPFIVQEYLPAVRAGDKRIILIDGEPVGAINRVPAANETRSNMHVGGRPEQIDLSERDKEICTAIGPELKKRGLIFVGIDVIGNVLTEINVTSPTGVREVLKFGGADIAALLWDAIEEKRAS
- a CDS encoding YraN family protein, which produces MTEKKTPSAKKRKQTYEAGLFAEFWAKIILRLKGYSLLEQRYKTRAGEIDLIAKRGAHISFVEVKYRKTLEEAAFSLSDHQKKRINKAALIWLSKQSNLRYDSLSFDVILFAPWKFPSHMKNAFEEL
- the rsmI gene encoding 16S rRNA (cytidine(1402)-2'-O)-methyltransferase codes for the protein MNQEDDKKEIALTEAQKVNAQKARPAARVSDVMEDLLNQPLLPALYLVATPIGHLADISLRALAILAKADFVAAEDTRHSRKLLQNYGISSEMISYHDHNGDQMRPKIIKMIKEGRSVALISDAGTPLISDPGYKLAKVVREAGLRVEVAPGASSVIAGLCLSGLPTDTFLFEGFLPAKQVARTKRLETLKTIQGSLVFFETAKRIEAVVKDALACLGDRDASVLRELTKVHEEVIEGKLSDLKSQLETRDLKGEIVFIIGPPLEAEITDEDINEALKNHLSEGASVRDSVSEVMTGMNLPKKRVYDLALKLKKELD